From the genome of Thermosynechococcus sp. NK55a:
TAACTACGATTTACCAGCCCAGTTGAATACTCCCCAGGGGTGTCTGACCTTTCGTACCCCTGAGGTGCCGGGAATTGGCTACACACTCCTGTGGCTCTGCCCGCGATCGCGCCCTGACCCCTTACCCACCCCGCCCTTGGGCTATGTCTTGGAAAATAGCTATCTTCACGTTGAGATTGATCCGACAACGGGGGAAATCACCAACCTCTACGACAAGTTGAATCATCGTCCCTGTTTGGGCGAGCGCGGCAATCAACTGCAATTTTTCCGTGATCAGGGGCAGTACTGGGATGCCTGGAACATTGATCCCAACTATGGGCAGCACCGCCTGGCGGGCGCGATCTTAGAGTCAATTGAATGGGTGACGTGGCATCAACTGGAGCAACGCCTACGGGTAAGGTGGCGCTTTCAGTCCTCAGGGATTCAGCAGGAATATGTGTTGCAGTATCAAACCCCCTGGCTGCGCATTGATACGGTAATTGACTGGCAGGAGGAACATATTCTCCTCAAGGCAGCTTTTCCCTTGGCAATCAGTGCTGAGCAGATCACCTGTGAAACTCCCGGCGGCGTTACGGTGCGCCCGACACTCCCGAATCCGCACCTCAGTCCCCATGAACAAACCAAATGGGAGGTGCCCTTTCTCACCTGGGTGGATTTGAGTACGCCAGAGTATGGGGTGAGTCTTTTCAGCAACTGCAAGCACGGGCTTGATGCCCAAGCCAATCAACTGCGCTTGACCCTCTTGCGATCCCCCACATGGCCTGATCCGACGAGCGATCGCGGTCAGCACCGCTTTAGCTATGGCGTGTTTCCCCACAGGGGGTCATGGCAGGCGGCGGCTGTCTCCCAATGGGCGGCTCAGTTTCATCATCCCCTCAGGAGCGCGATCTGCCACGGTGCAGCGAAGCTGTTTGGTCACTCTCCAGGAACCTTACCCGCCCACGCCCATCTGCTCCATTGGTCGGAGGCTAGCATTCAATGCCTTGCTCTCAAGGAGGCTGAAGATGGAGAGGGCTGGCAATTGCGAGTGGCAGAGGTCACTGGGGAAGGGGGCACCTTGGAACTGCACTCAACCCTCATCCCATGGCAGATCAAAGGCGGCCAAACCCTCCTGGAGAGGTCCACAGACCGTGGAGACCGAATGACCCTGGAGCCATGGGAAGTGGTAACCCTGCGGCTGGAAACTTAGAAGGGCACCTCGTCCAAGTTGATATCCCCGGCTTCAGGTTCAGGGGGTGGGGAGGCCACCCTGGGTGTCACGGGTACGGTGGCGGCGGGCTGTGCAGGGTGGTCCACAATGTTGCCCTCAACTGTGTAGAAACGGCTCACCACTAACTCGGCGCGTTTTTCTTTGAAGCCCTCGGGGCGGTCAATGGTGTCCATTTTTAGCCGACCTTCTAAAATCAGGCGATCGCCTACCTTGCATTCTGCGTGCATTTTTTGTCCCAAATTCCCCCAAGCAACTGTTCGCAAACTCATGGGTGGTTCTTCACTGCGAAGGCTGGCAAACTGCACCACCATCGTCGCCACTGCCATTTGATTTTCTTGGGTGTAGCGCAGTTCTGGGGCTTGGATCACTTCCGCAAAGAGGACGCAACTATTCATCTGTGGGCTTCCAACAGCTCATGTTCTTTCCAGTATAGTCCCAATGGCTGCCGCAACAAGGCCACAAGATGAACAGTGCAACTCTGGGGTTTTTCTCAGCACAGATGGCTGTGGCCAATTGTATCTTCTTATACTACCATATAGTTAATTAAATAAATTTGTAGAGGATACAGTCATGGCACGGGTGGTTGTCCTTGGGGCGGGCATTGGTGGATTGCCCACAGCCTACGAATTGAAACATCGTTTCGGCGATCGCCATGAAGTGATCTTGGTCTCTGATGTGGATCGCTTTACGTTTATCCCAGGATTAGTGGCGGTTGCCCTCGGATACAATTCCCTCGAACACCTGCAAGTGCCCCTAGAGAGGGTCAGCCGGCGCCATCGGCTGAGATGGGTGCAAGGGAAAGTTCAGCGGCTTGCCCCTGAGGAAAAGAAAATTTACTTGCCTGAACAAACCCTTGACTACGACTATTTGGTGATTGCCACAGGGGCAGAACTGGCACTTGATACGATTCCCGGGCTCGGTATTTACAGCCATTCCGTGTGTACTCCCGCCCACGCAGTAGCTGCCCAGAGAGCATGGCAAGAATTCCTCAAAGAGCCAGGGGACTTAGTTGTGGGTGCCGCTCCCGGCGCCAGTTGCTTTGGGCCTGCCTATGAATTTCTCTTTTTGGCAGAGCAGGCCCTGCGGCGTCATGGATTGCGCGATCAGGTCAAGATCACCTTCATTACCCCTGAACCCTACGTTGGCCACTTGGGAATTGGTGGGTTGGCCAATGGCGATCAACTCACCCGCAACCTGATAGAGAAACGGGGCATTGAAACAATTACCAACGCTGAGATAACTGCTATCGAGCCGCATCGAATCCTGCTGCGGGATGGACAGGTGATCCCCTTTGGCTACAGTATGATTTTGCCACCTTTTCGCGGAGTGGCCTTTGTGCGCGCCTCTGGCCTTGGCAATGAGAAGGGGTTTTTGCCCTTGCTGCCCACCCTACAGCATCCCAACTTTCCTGAAATCTATGGGGTGGGCATCAGTGTTCACTTTCCACCTTTAGAAGTGACCCCTGTGCCTATGGGAGTGCCCAAAACCGGTCAAATGACGGAGGAGATGGCGATCGCTGCGAGCCACAACATTGCCGTTGCCCTTGGGGAATTAGCGGCTGACCCTGTGGTCCCGACACTGGATGCCCTATGTTTTGCTGACTTTGGCAATACCGGTATTGCCTATATTGCCGCTCCGGTCATTCCGGAACCCCCTGGGGGGAACCGCCGCTTGGCCTACGCCATTCAAGGATTGTGGGTCAGTTGGGTCAAGGCCGCCTTTGAACGCTACTTCCTGCTGAAAATGTGGTGGGGACTGAGTGTCCCTTGGTTTGAACAGTGGGGACTGCGGCTATTCTTTGGCCTTTCCCTTGTGCGTCCCCTGCAACCCACGGTGTTTCCAGAGCAGCAACCCATCATAAAAGTTTGACAGACAAACATTGACAAAATTTAATAAAGGAGTAACTTCTATGGTGCGCATCTTTCTCATGGCTCTGTTGATGGCGTCCCTATGGATCCAGGCTTCCCCGCCCACCTTGGCCAGTGTGAATCCTGATGAGCTGGGGAAAGTGGTCACAGCCATTGAACAGTTGGATCAAATGCGCATTGGCCTTGCCTCTACCCTAGAAGGGGGTACTGGCGAACCGACCCTTGACACCTTTAAGGCCGTCTGTGCCCCCGTGGGCAAGCAAGCCAAGGAAATTGCTGCTGCCAATGGCTGGCAAGTGCGTCAAGTGGCCCTCAAGTATCGCAACCCCAACCATGCCCCGCGCACAGCCCTGGAAGTGCAAGCCTTCAATCAGTTTGATAACAACCGCCAACTGCAAGCCTTTTGGCAAACTGATAACGAAGGGGTGCACTACTTCCGTCGCATTGATGTCCAAGCCAGTTGCCTTGCCTGCCATGGCGCTAAAAATCGCCGTCCTGCCTTTATTCAGGAAAAATATCCCAGCGATCGCGCCTATGGCTTCCGTGTTGGCGATCTGCGGGGCATTTACGCTGTAACGATTCCGCAAATTCAGCAGGCACTCCAAACCTCACCCTAAGGAGGTCCTCCCATGGCCCGTTGGGAACGTTGTTTACTTTTGATTCTGTTAGTCATTCCCCTGTGGCTGGCGGTGTCCCCCAGTAGCGATGCCATGATTCGCACCATTGAAGAGGCTCCCAACCAAGTGGTGGTGCAGTCGCGGCATTCGTTGCGCGATAATCATGGCTTTACGTGGCAGGTGATTCTCTTTTCGCGTCCCGACCAGTTGCAGTTGCGCTTGGTGGGGTTTCCAGAGCAGTACCATTTTCGCCATCCCGATCCCTTGGTGTTGATCACGTCCAGCGGTCAAACCCTCACAGCTGCGGATGACTTTCCCAAGGCAGACACCGTTGCCAATGTAGGACAGTTTGATCTGTTGCCCCTTGCCTCGCAACTGCCGAGGAGTGAGCCCTTGGTTCTGCGTCCACCCCTAGAGGAGCAGGGGATTGAGATTGCTGTTCCTGCCGCTGTGGTCATTGAGTGGCACGCCCTGATGGCGGAAGTTTAGGAACGGGTGGCAATGGGCGTTGGTGTTCCGAGGGCAAGGAGCAGGGCTTGGGCTTTGCTCAGGGATTCTTGCCATTCCCGTTCTGGATCGCTGTCGGCCACAATACCGGCACCTACTTGTCCCCAGGTTTTCTGGCGATCGCGCCCCACCAAGAGGGTACGGATGAGGATATTCAAGTCCAGATGCCCTCGCTGATCCCAGTAGCCACAGGAACCGTAGAACAAATTGCGGGGAAAGGGTTCAAGAGCTGCCAAAATCTCCATGCAGCGCACCTTGGGACAGCCGGTAATGGTGCCACCGGGAAAGAGGGCACGGATCACATCCACGGGGGATCTCCTCGGCTGTAACTTGCCGCGCACATTGCTCACGAGGTGCATCACATGGCTGTAGTACTCCAAACTGAGGAGTTCATCCACCACCACACTGCCCCATTGGCAGATTCGCCCCAAGTCGTTGCGCTCTAAATCCACAAGCATAATGTGTTCTGCCTGTTCCTTGGTATTGCTGCGGAGTTCCTCGGCGTGGGCGCGATCGGCCGCAGGGGTTTGGCCGCGGGGACGGGTACCGGCAATGGGTCGTGTTTGCACCCAATCTCCCTGAACCTGCACCAAGCGTTCCGGTGAGCAACTGACAATGTAGCCCCAAGGGGTTTGCCAAAAGCTGGCAAAGGGAGAGGGGTTAATCTGCTGTAGCCGCAGGTATTGTTGCCACGGATCAACGCGGCCATCATGGCAAAAGCGCGCCGACAGATTGGCCTGAAAAATATCGCCAGCGCGGATATGGCGGAGAATTTGCTCAACGGCTGCTTGGTAGGTCTCGGACTGCCAGCCCGCCGCGAGTTCAATGCTGCCGGGGCGATCCGGTAATAAGAGGAACTGCTCAAGGGGGGGATCTTCAAGAGTTTGTTGCAGCGCCGCCAGTTGACTCGCACTCGAAGCCGCCAGATACAGGCGATCCGCCTGATGATCCAAGACAGCAAAGGCTTGAGGCTCATACCAAAAGGCCACTGGAAAAGGGAGCGGATCGGGCTTGGGCGGGGGTAGCGCTTCAATTTCCCATGCCAATTCGTACCCCAGCCATCCCAACCACCCTCCTGCAAAGGGCAGATGGCTGACTTCTTCGGGCACAGCGGTTGCTTGGGGAAATGTTTGTAATGTTGGCAGCACCTCACCGAGGGATAAAACCCACTGGCGATCGCGCCGTGGTGACCCCGCACAAATGGAATAGCGAGCTTGGGGTGTGGGGGCTTGGGCTGGACTTTCCAGTAGGACAGCAATTGGCTCCCTCAAAAACAACTGCTGAAAAATAGCGCGACCCGTGCGCCCACGCAGGGGCAGACAGCGCCAAAGCCACGGCTCACAGGGGCGCATCACGAGTGCTCAACCCCCAACCAACCCAAGCGAATTAACCAAAATAGCCCCAGACCCCCCAAGGCTAACCAATCGCGCCGCTGCAATCGCAGATGGTGCCACGGGTTATCGTAGGTTTCCGGTTCTTGAAAGCCCCGCACTTGCATCGCACAGGCCACCTGTTCTGCCCGCAGGAGTAAATTTTCCAACAGCCGTACCGCTAAGGTGAGCCACAGCTTGATACTGCCTTTAATGCCCACAAGTCGCCAATTGATGGCACGAGTCCGCACCGAGCGGCTCAGGTTTTGCACTTCTTCCAAGACCAAGGGAATAAACCGCAGTGAAAGCGTCAAGGTCAGGGCAATTTCGGCCACCGGCAGCTTAAAGCGTTTCAGGGGCTGCATGAGATTTTCTAAGCCAGCGGTCACTTCCTCAGGAGCGGTGGTGAGCAAAAACAAATGCGTACTGTACAGGAGTGTAAACAGGAGGGTACTCAGGCGGATGCCTAAATCCAGCGATCGCTGGGAGACTTGCAGCTGAATGGGAAACTGACCCACTTGGGCGTGAAATTGCCACAGGATATAGCGGTAACTCGTGGCCGGAACTGTCGCTGCCAAGGGACGGCGGGGTTGATAGGTTACAGCCATCCCATCGGGCATCAAAGCTGTGATCACCAGAATTAAACTACCCACCAGGAGGAGCCACAGCAGTTGCCGCCGCCATACCCGTGCCGGAATTCCCCCTACGAGCGTCAGGAGAATTAAGCTGACCACTAGCCCCAACCGCCAAAAGACATCCGCTAAAATAGGGGCCAACAGAAACGTCATCAACCATGCCAACTTCACCCGTGGATCAAGGCGGTGCAGCCAAGTGATGGGTTGTTCAAGGTATAGCCCTAGGGGGAGCGATCGCAGCAAATCCATGGAAAATCGCTAGTTTTTCTCCAGTTGTCGCCGCAGGGCTTCCAATTCTGGATCGTAGGCAGGGGTGCTACTGGGGGACAGTTGCGGATTGGCTAACTCCGCCTTCAGCCGCGCTAAGTCCTCCTCCACACTGCCCCCTTCTAGGGCAGCAAACTTGGCTTCGAGGGTATCGCTATTGAGTTCAGCCACCGCTTGGGAGCGAGCCTCCAGTTCCTGAACCCGCTCTTCCATGCGCTCAAAGGCGGCCATTGGGGCGTTGATGTTCATACTGCTAAAGGTTTGTTGCAGTTGCTCTGAGGCCTTGGCTGCCCGTGCCCGTGCCACTAGCATTTCTTTGCGGGTTCTCGCTTCAGCAATCTTGCTTTCAAGCTGTTGCATTTGTTTTTTGAGAGCTTCTACTTGGGTCACAGACTGCTCCAGTTGCCCTTTGAGGGCCATGGCTGCATTGAGTGCTGTTTTTTTGCGACTCAAGGCCTCTAGCGCCAGTTGCTCATCCCCATGTTGCAGGGCAATTTTGGCACGGCGTTCCCACTCAGCCGCCTGCTGTTGGTTTTGGTTGAACTGTTGCTCTAACCGCTTTTGGGAGGCGATCGCTTGGGCAACGGCTTGCCGCAGTGTTACCAGATTGTCCTGCATTTCGATCATGGTCTGCTCGAGAATTTTTTCGGGATCTTCAGCAGCACCCACCAGCGCATTGAGCCAACTGCGAACCACACGGCTGACGCGATCAAATAGTCCCACAGCGTTATCTCCCTATTGGTTCCTTATCTATAGCAGTATGCCACTTTCTTCAGATTCTTTGGCCACAAGTCTCAAAAACGCTTGCTGCCCTGGGCTTAAGCTATAGTAAAATCATTGGAATCTTGATCCTAACTTTAGTGATGTCTGCTTCTTCGGGGCGATCTTCAGACTCCTTTGATAAACATGGTTTTCTCAGTCGCTACGCCCCGGCCATTATTAATCAAAATAGAGCCGATCAAATGCTGGCGGACTATGCCAAGGGGCGGCGTGACTTTCGGCGGCTTGATTTGCGTGGCATCACCCTAGAAGACGTGAATTTAGCAGGGGCAAATCTCAGTGGTTCGGATTTAAGCAATGCCACACTCATCAATGTAGATTTGACTGATGCCAAGCTGATTGAGGTTCAGCTGATCAATGCTGAACTCACGGATGTGCAACTGCGCCAGGCGAATCTTAGTCGAGCTAATCTGCGAGGTGCTAAACTCACCCATACTTCCTTGGCCACGGCAACCCTGCGGGGCACAGTCCTCCCCAATGGCCGGTTGTCGGATTAGTTGTCAGATTCGTTGTCGGATTGATCGTGTTGGTTCAAATAGGCTTGCAGCCGTTGCCAAAAGCGCTCCATTTCCGCAGGGGTGC
Proteins encoded in this window:
- a CDS encoding single-stranded DNA-binding protein, yielding MNSCVLFAEVIQAPELRYTQENQMAVATMVVQFASLRSEEPPMSLRTVAWGNLGQKMHAECKVGDRLILEGRLKMDTIDRPEGFKEKRAELVVSRFYTVEGNIVDHPAQPAATVPVTPRVASPPPEPEAGDINLDEVPF
- a CDS encoding NAD(P)/FAD-dependent oxidoreductase — translated: MARVVVLGAGIGGLPTAYELKHRFGDRHEVILVSDVDRFTFIPGLVAVALGYNSLEHLQVPLERVSRRHRLRWVQGKVQRLAPEEKKIYLPEQTLDYDYLVIATGAELALDTIPGLGIYSHSVCTPAHAVAAQRAWQEFLKEPGDLVVGAAPGASCFGPAYEFLFLAEQALRRHGLRDQVKITFITPEPYVGHLGIGGLANGDQLTRNLIEKRGIETITNAEITAIEPHRILLRDGQVIPFGYSMILPPFRGVAFVRASGLGNEKGFLPLLPTLQHPNFPEIYGVGISVHFPPLEVTPVPMGVPKTGQMTEEMAIAASHNIAVALGELAADPVVPTLDALCFADFGNTGIAYIAAPVIPEPPGGNRRLAYAIQGLWVSWVKAAFERYFLLKMWWGLSVPWFEQWGLRLFFGLSLVRPLQPTVFPEQQPIIKV
- a CDS encoding DUF3365 domain-containing protein: MVRIFLMALLMASLWIQASPPTLASVNPDELGKVVTAIEQLDQMRIGLASTLEGGTGEPTLDTFKAVCAPVGKQAKEIAAANGWQVRQVALKYRNPNHAPRTALEVQAFNQFDNNRQLQAFWQTDNEGVHYFRRIDVQASCLACHGAKNRRPAFIQEKYPSDRAYGFRVGDLRGIYAVTIPQIQQALQTSP
- a CDS encoding DUF3122 domain-containing protein, which gives rise to MARWERCLLLILLVIPLWLAVSPSSDAMIRTIEEAPNQVVVQSRHSLRDNHGFTWQVILFSRPDQLQLRLVGFPEQYHFRHPDPLVLITSSGQTLTAADDFPKADTVANVGQFDLLPLASQLPRSEPLVLRPPLEEQGIEIAVPAAVVIEWHALMAEV
- a CDS encoding anthranilate synthase component I gives rise to the protein MRPCEPWLWRCLPLRGRTGRAIFQQLFLREPIAVLLESPAQAPTPQARYSICAGSPRRDRQWVLSLGEVLPTLQTFPQATAVPEEVSHLPFAGGWLGWLGYELAWEIEALPPPKPDPLPFPVAFWYEPQAFAVLDHQADRLYLAASSASQLAALQQTLEDPPLEQFLLLPDRPGSIELAAGWQSETYQAAVEQILRHIRAGDIFQANLSARFCHDGRVDPWQQYLRLQQINPSPFASFWQTPWGYIVSCSPERLVQVQGDWVQTRPIAGTRPRGQTPAADRAHAEELRSNTKEQAEHIMLVDLERNDLGRICQWGSVVVDELLSLEYYSHVMHLVSNVRGKLQPRRSPVDVIRALFPGGTITGCPKVRCMEILAALEPFPRNLFYGSCGYWDQRGHLDLNILIRTLLVGRDRQKTWGQVGAGIVADSDPEREWQESLSKAQALLLALGTPTPIATRS
- a CDS encoding energy-coupling factor transporter transmembrane protein EcfT — encoded protein: MDLLRSLPLGLYLEQPITWLHRLDPRVKLAWLMTFLLAPILADVFWRLGLVVSLILLTLVGGIPARVWRRQLLWLLLVGSLILVITALMPDGMAVTYQPRRPLAATVPATSYRYILWQFHAQVGQFPIQLQVSQRSLDLGIRLSTLLFTLLYSTHLFLLTTAPEEVTAGLENLMQPLKRFKLPVAEIALTLTLSLRFIPLVLEEVQNLSRSVRTRAINWRLVGIKGSIKLWLTLAVRLLENLLLRAEQVACAMQVRGFQEPETYDNPWHHLRLQRRDWLALGGLGLFWLIRLGWLGVEHS
- a CDS encoding PspA/IM30 family protein gives rise to the protein MGLFDRVSRVVRSWLNALVGAAEDPEKILEQTMIEMQDNLVTLRQAVAQAIASQKRLEQQFNQNQQQAAEWERRAKIALQHGDEQLALEALSRKKTALNAAMALKGQLEQSVTQVEALKKQMQQLESKIAEARTRKEMLVARARAAKASEQLQQTFSSMNINAPMAAFERMEERVQELEARSQAVAELNSDTLEAKFAALEGGSVEEDLARLKAELANPQLSPSSTPAYDPELEALRRQLEKN
- a CDS encoding pentapeptide repeat-containing protein, whose translation is MSASSGRSSDSFDKHGFLSRYAPAIINQNRADQMLADYAKGRRDFRRLDLRGITLEDVNLAGANLSGSDLSNATLINVDLTDAKLIEVQLINAELTDVQLRQANLSRANLRGAKLTHTSLATATLRGTVLPNGRLSD